A stretch of the Erpetoichthys calabaricus chromosome 3, fErpCal1.3, whole genome shotgun sequence genome encodes the following:
- the LOC127526996 gene encoding uncharacterized protein LOC127526996 encodes MAMEWRPRTKKTPGKYHKIMLEEEPPKFLMKPLDGYDDIIEKAKEMFWKDDKRNEAQYTLCNADGSRWPKSDFEKEYFSLNEIPDIWKKTLYVGRRDLDDVICVGQLSLASKSENLTQTKSMLMENAAMDNPILQETSGHLKKSSTSCKRKPTMDKLQAQLSGSFSFELMVSSSKKHCSLAIAENMEDGSLKSDVQTPPHYAIPPVYMPRVPYVDDGQIKFNPDLAVGSGSFGTVYFGSYQGTPAAVKKIPVDDSNDFLHEILVCLLKAAAKRPILPTGV; translated from the exons ATGGCAATGGAGTGGAGACctagaacaaaaaaaacacctggaAAATACCATAAGATAATGCTGGAAGAAGAGCCTCCTAAATTTTTAATGAAACCATTGGATGGTTATGATGATATAATAGAGAAAGCCAAAGAAATGTTTTGGAAAGATGACAAAAGAAATGAAGCTCAGTACACACTGTGCAATGCGGATGGATCAAGATGGCCCAAATCAGATTTTGAGAAGGAGTATTTCTCATTAAATGAAATTCCAGATATATGGAAGAAAACATTATATGTTGGTCGTAGAGATTTAG atGATGTGATATGTGTTGGACAGCTTTCTTTGGCATCTAAAAGTGAAAACTTAACACAAACAAAATCCATGTTAATGGAGAATGCAGCAATG GATAATCCAATTTTGCAGGAAACCTCAG GCCATTTGAAGAAAAGTTCCACCAGTTGTAAG AGAAAACCAACAATGGACAAATTACAAg CACAACTTTCAGGAAGCTTTTCCTTTGAG CTGATGGTGTCATCTAGTAAAAAACATTGTTCACTGGCAATTGCTGAAAATATGGAAGATGGTTCATTAAAGTCTGATGTTCAAACACCTCCTCATTATGCAATTCCTCCAG TGTACATGCCACGAGTTCCATATGTTGATGATGGACAAATCAAATTCAATCCTGATTTGGCTGTGGGGTCAGGGTCGTTTGGAACGGTGTACTTTGGTTCATATCAGGGAACACCAGCAGCAGTAAAGAAGATTCCTGTTGATGACAGTAATGACTTTTTGCATGAGATCCTTGTTTGTTT ATTGAAGGCAGCAGCAAAAAGGCCTATCTTACCGACTGGGGTTTAG